GAACATTACAACAATGATGATTACACGAACGCCTTACAGCAGCTTGAACAAACCTATCAAGATATTGCGAAAATGGCTCATAGTGCGAATGGGCAGCAGCGGGATCAACTCCATCGGATGAGACTTCAAATTCAGCAGCTTCAAAATAATATGATTTTAGAGGGTCAGGCATTTAGAGGAGGAGATCTTTCTTGAAAAAGCGATCTAAACAACAAAACCCTGAACAAAAAACCCGGAATGGGAATAACAACCAGGATCTTGAGCTTGGTCAGGATGTTGATCTTGTTAAACAATCAAAAGAGAAATATGAAAAATCTGGCGGCCAGCCGGTAAAGTCGAAGTTCCATCAAGAAAAGGATCAATCA
This genomic stretch from Neobacillus niacini harbors:
- a CDS encoding YtzC family protein — encoded protein: MATRASMDALIQQCEDVIRYAQDQLKESSLQEHYNNDDYTNALQQLEQTYQDIAKMAHSANGQQRDQLHRMRLQIQQLQNNMILEGQAFRGGDLS
- a CDS encoding glycogen biosynthesis protein GlgD, whose protein sequence is MKKRSKQQNPEQKTRNGNNNQDLELGQDVDLVKQSKEKYEKSGGQPVKSKFHQEKDQSS